The following are encoded in a window of Roseimaritima ulvae genomic DNA:
- the uvrA gene encoding excinuclease ABC subunit UvrA, with amino-acid sequence MPQSSTAHRCIQLRGVRVHNLRNIDIDLPRGQMIAVCGVSGSGKTSLALDTLYAEGQRRYIESFSAYTRQFLQRLDKPDCESIVGIPPAIAVTRSGASRGNRSTVATATEIADHLRLLYAKISRLICYQCGQPVISYDPQSAAAVLNDLPPRTRLMLGFAVDLPSRSEASETLLGLQQQGYVRLIVGDRSFHLGDSDRSELAKSIPAAGTQGFVIVDRVTSDDDPLRLSESLESAMAGGDRLAIAWAASDEPLAAAADTVTVDGRSWQRLSFSNRHRCDTCDIEYPEPVPQLFSFNNPLGACPVCEGFGDQVDVDMDLVVPDPSKTIREGAIATWNTPAYKHELTELMALADDYNVPLDVPYSKLPAAARKIIQHGVAERNFGGLDGFFAWLERKKYKMHVRVFLSRFRSYTRCSECHGKRLRPAALAYHIQGRNMADVNALQVDAAADFFDALELDERQQQIAAEMLRQVQDRLRYLQQVGLGYLQLDRTLRTLSGGETQRVALTGALGSSLVNMLYVLDEPTAGLHPHDVGRLSHAIAGLKQRGNTVVVVEHDEQLIRAADQVVEIGPQAGTAGGRLVFQGTPQEMLVPNASLTGEYLSGRRGTLASESKRRQPRGKIVLRGAAGNNLKNIDVEFPLGVLCLVTGVSGSGKSSLVHDTLYGALCRRKRKRAPATLPYDDLVGGGQIEDVMLIDQSPISRSARSIPATFVKAFDPIRAVFADTVDARTRNFTAGHFSFNNESGRCEECEGDGVLQIDMQFLADIAMTCPSCGGSRYRREVLNVRYRDRTIAEVLEMTVQSAHTFFRGHPKVQDKLKRLMDVGLGYIGLGQRATTLSSGEAQRMKLAAFLTGARRRRTLFILDEPSTGLHFSDNVQLLDCFDALLDDGHSLVVVEHNVQLMQAADYIIDLGPGAAEDGGRVVAQGTPQQVAGVKASLTGQVLQSTSGFPA; translated from the coding sequence GTGCCCCAATCGTCTACCGCCCACCGCTGCATCCAGCTCCGCGGCGTCCGGGTTCACAACCTGCGGAATATCGACATCGATCTGCCTCGCGGTCAAATGATCGCGGTCTGCGGCGTATCGGGAAGCGGCAAAACTAGCTTGGCCCTGGACACCCTGTATGCCGAGGGCCAGCGACGCTATATCGAAAGCTTCTCTGCCTACACGCGGCAATTCTTGCAGCGATTGGACAAACCGGACTGCGAATCCATCGTGGGCATCCCGCCGGCGATCGCGGTGACTCGCAGCGGAGCTTCGCGGGGCAATCGCAGCACGGTCGCCACGGCCACCGAAATCGCTGATCACCTGCGGCTGCTGTACGCCAAAATCAGCCGTTTGATCTGCTACCAGTGCGGGCAACCGGTGATCTCGTACGACCCCCAGTCGGCCGCCGCGGTTCTCAACGACTTACCGCCGCGGACCCGTCTGATGCTCGGCTTTGCCGTCGACTTGCCCTCTCGGAGCGAAGCGTCGGAAACCCTGCTCGGCCTACAGCAACAAGGTTACGTGCGTTTAATTGTCGGCGATCGCTCCTTCCATCTGGGCGACAGCGATCGCAGCGAATTGGCCAAGTCCATTCCCGCTGCGGGGACGCAGGGCTTTGTGATCGTCGACCGTGTGACCAGCGACGACGATCCGCTGCGTCTGAGCGAATCGCTGGAATCGGCGATGGCCGGCGGGGACCGACTGGCGATCGCTTGGGCCGCCAGCGACGAACCTCTGGCCGCCGCCGCGGACACCGTTACCGTCGACGGTCGGTCTTGGCAGCGACTGTCGTTTTCCAATCGACATCGCTGCGATACCTGTGACATCGAATACCCCGAACCGGTGCCGCAACTGTTCAGCTTCAACAACCCCTTGGGCGCCTGTCCGGTTTGCGAAGGCTTCGGCGACCAGGTCGATGTCGACATGGATCTGGTGGTGCCCGACCCCAGCAAAACGATCCGCGAAGGTGCGATCGCGACCTGGAACACGCCAGCATACAAACACGAGTTAACAGAACTGATGGCCCTGGCGGACGACTACAACGTTCCGCTGGACGTCCCCTACAGTAAACTGCCGGCCGCGGCCCGCAAGATCATCCAGCACGGCGTTGCCGAACGCAACTTTGGTGGTTTGGACGGCTTCTTCGCTTGGCTGGAACGCAAGAAGTACAAGATGCACGTGCGGGTGTTTCTGTCGCGTTTCCGTTCCTACACGCGGTGCTCGGAATGCCACGGAAAACGCCTGCGTCCCGCCGCCTTGGCCTATCACATCCAGGGCCGCAACATGGCCGATGTCAATGCGCTGCAGGTGGACGCCGCAGCGGACTTTTTTGATGCCCTGGAACTGGATGAGCGGCAACAACAAATCGCCGCCGAGATGTTGCGACAGGTTCAGGATCGGCTGCGGTACCTGCAACAGGTGGGGCTGGGGTACCTGCAACTGGATCGCACGCTGCGAACGTTGTCGGGAGGCGAAACGCAGCGAGTCGCGTTGACCGGCGCCCTGGGCAGCAGTCTGGTAAACATGCTGTACGTACTGGACGAACCCACCGCGGGACTACATCCCCACGACGTCGGTCGCTTGAGCCACGCGATTGCGGGACTGAAACAGCGCGGTAATACCGTGGTTGTGGTCGAACACGACGAACAACTGATTCGCGCGGCCGATCAAGTTGTCGAAATCGGTCCGCAAGCCGGCACCGCGGGCGGGCGGTTGGTCTTTCAAGGCACGCCCCAAGAAATGCTGGTCCCCAATGCCAGCCTGACGGGTGAATACTTAAGCGGTCGCCGTGGTACGCTGGCCAGCGAGTCCAAACGTCGGCAACCGCGGGGCAAGATCGTGCTTCGTGGCGCCGCGGGGAACAACCTCAAAAACATCGATGTCGAATTTCCGCTGGGCGTGTTATGTCTGGTGACCGGCGTTTCGGGAAGCGGCAAGAGCTCGCTGGTGCACGACACGCTGTACGGTGCCCTGTGCCGCCGCAAACGCAAACGCGCTCCGGCCACGCTGCCTTACGATGATCTGGTGGGCGGTGGCCAGATCGAAGACGTGATGCTGATCGACCAGTCGCCGATCAGTCGCAGCGCCCGCAGTATTCCGGCGACGTTCGTCAAAGCCTTCGATCCGATCCGCGCGGTGTTTGCCGACACGGTCGACGCTCGCACTCGCAACTTCACCGCCGGTCACTTCAGCTTCAATAATGAAAGCGGCCGCTGCGAAGAATGCGAAGGCGACGGCGTGTTGCAGATCGACATGCAGTTCCTGGCCGACATCGCCATGACCTGCCCCAGCTGTGGCGGCAGCCGCTATCGTCGCGAGGTGTTAAATGTCCGCTACCGCGACCGCACGATTGCCGAAGTCCTGGAGATGACGGTGCAATCGGCCCACACCTTTTTCCGGGGACATCCCAAAGTCCAAGACAAGCTGAAGCGATTGATGGACGTCGGCTTGGGCTATATCGGGCTGGGCCAGCGAGCCACGACGCTGTCCTCGGGCGAAGCCCAACGGATGAAGCTGGCCGCGTTTTTAACCGGCGCCCGCCGCCGCCGCACCCTGTTCATTCTGGACGAACCCTCGACCGGTTTGCACTTCTCCGACAACGTCCAATTGCTCGACTGTTTCGACGCCCTGCTGGACGACGGACACTCGCTGGTCGTCGTCGAACACAACGTGCAACTGATGCAAGCGGCCGACTACATCATCGACCTGGGGCCCGGAGCCGCCGAGGATGGAGGCCGTGTGGTGGCCCAAGGCACGCCCCAGCAAGTGGCCGGGGTCAAAGCCTCGCTAACCGGCCAAGTGTTACAAAGTACGTCAGGCTTTCCAGCCTGA